The Streptomyces sp. NBC_00597 DNA segment TCTGCGCCGGCATCGTCGCCGCCCGCGCCGTGACCATAGGCGGGGAGGCCAAGCTCGACGACGCGGCCCTGCTCGAACTGGCCACCGAGATCGAGGGCCACCCCGACAACGTCGCCGCCTGTCTCCTCGGCGGCTTCACGCTCGCCTGGATGGACGGCGGCAGCGCCAAGGCGATCCGTATGGAGCCCGCCGATTCCATCGTTCCGGTGGTCTTCGTCCCGTCCAAGCCGGTCCTGACCGAGACCGCGCGCGGCCTGCTGCCGCGCAACGTCCCGCACGTGGACGCGGCCGTCAACGCGGGTCGCGCGGCCCTGCTCGTCGAAGCCCTGACCAGGCGTCCCGAGTTGCTGCTGCCGGCCACCGAAGACCGGCTCCACCAGGAGTACCGGTCCCCGGCGATGCCGGAGAGCGTCGCACTCGTCAACCGGCTGCGGGCGGACGGCATCCCCGCGGTCATCTCCGGCGCGGGCCCCACGGTCCTCGCGCTGGTCGACAACGGTGCGGCCGACAAGGTCGCGCAGCTCGCGGGCGAGGGGTGGGCGGCGAACCGGCTCGCCCTCGACGCCGCGGGCGCGAGCGTACTTCCGCTGGGCACCCAGGGCGGCTAGGCCGTACGGGCGCACCCGCCAGGGGTGGGCGGCCGGGGCAGGCCGCCCGCGCGGAAGGCGCGATTGCCGGTGATTGAGAGGGGGAATAACTGTTGGATCCGGTAGTGTTAGTCTCAAGTGCGCAGCCGAAGCCGCCATGGCTCGGCGCTCAGTGTCCCCATTCGGGACCACCTTTCTTCCGGGAGCCTCCCCGACTGCTTTGATCACTTCCAGCAGTTTCGAGCACGCTCCGGAATCGGCGTGACATTCCCACGCTTCCAGCTCGGGGGCTTCTCGCCGGAACCACCCATGCACGTTTCTTTCCGCCGTATCTCTATCGGCGGACCACCGCCCCGGCTGCGGTCCACGTCCCATCAGGCCATGGACTGCTGTCGGACAGCACAACCGGTCGCCGAGCCAGACAGGCCGACGTCCGCTCCAGGGAAGGACCCTTCGTGAGCGACACCACCGATCTGATGGGCGCTGCCGACACCAATGTCGACACCAGTGCTCCCGCCGCGGCAGCCGCGCCCAAGCGCCGCCGCTCCGGTACCGGCCTCGACGGCATGGTCCTGGCCGAGCTGCAGCAGGTCGCGTCGGGCCTCGGGATCAGGGGCACCGCGCGGATGCGCAAGAGCCAGCTGATCGAGGTCATCAAGGAGGCGCAGGCGGGCAGCAGCGCCCCCAAGGCTGCGGCCCCCGCCGCAGATGCCGCCGAGGCCAAGCCGAAGCGCCGCGCCACCAGCAAGGCCCGTACGGGTGAGGCCGCCGCGGAGGCGCCCGCCGAGAAGCCTGCCGCCCAGGCGCAGATCGAGATCCCGGGCCAGCCGGCCAGCGAGGACGCCCCGGCCGGCGAGCGCCGCCGGCGCCGTGCCACGGCCCCCTCCGGCAGCCCGGAGGCCGCGGCCCCCGCCGCCGTGCAGGTCGAGGCGAAGACCGAGGCCGTCACCGCGACCGCTCCGGCCGAGACCAAGGTCGAGGCGGCCACCGCCGTCTCCGCGCCCGCCCAGGAGGGCGACGGCCGCGGCCGTCGCGACCGCCGCGACCGCGGTGACCGTACCGAGCGCGGCGAGGGCCGCCGCGACCGCCGTGACCGCGGCGCAGCCAAGGCCGACGACCAGGGCCAGGGCGGCCAGGGCCAGGGCCAGAGCCAGGCCGGCCAGGGTGGCCAGGGCCAGGGCCAGGCCGGCCAGGGTCAGGGCGGCCAGGGCGGCGGCCGTCAGGACCGCCAGCAGCAGGGTGGCCGTCAGGACCGCCAGCAGCAGGGCCAGCAGGGTCGTCAGGACCGCCAGGACAACGGCCCGCAGGACGACTTCGACGACGAGGGCGGCCGTCGCGGCCGCCGGGGCCGTTACCGCGACCGCCGTGGCCGTCGCGGCCGCGACGAGTTCACGCCGAACGAGCCGCAGGTCGCCGACGACGACGTCCTGATCCCCGTCGCGGGCATCCTGGACATCCTCGACAACTACGCGTTCATCCGGACCTCGGGCTACCTGCCCGGCCCGAACGACGTGTACGTCTCCCTCGCCCAGGTCCGCAAGGCGGGTCTGCGCAAGGGCGACCACACCACCGGTGCGGTGCGCCAGCCCAAGGACGGCGAGCGCCGCGAGAAGTTCAACGCCCTCGTGCGTCTGGACTCGGTGAACGGCATGGCGCCCGAATCCGGCCGCGGCCGACCGGAGTTCCAGAAGCTGACCCCGCTGTACCCGCAGGACCGGCTCCGTCTGGAGACCGACCCGGGCGTGCTGACGACCCGCATCATCGACCTCGTGTCGCCGATCGGCAAGGGTCAGCGAGGCCTGATCGTGGCCCCGCCGAAGACCGGCAAGACCATGATCATGCAGGCGATCGCCAACGCGATCACCACCAACAACCCCGAGTGCCACCTGATGGTCGTCCTGGTCGACGAGCGTCCGGAAGAGGTCACCGACATGCAGCGGTCGGTCAAGGGCGAGGTCATCTCCTCGACCTTCGACCGCCCGGCCGAGGACCACACCACCGTCGCCGAGCTGGCCATCGAGCGCGCCAAGCGTCTCGTCGAGCTGGGTCACGACGTGGTCGTCCTGCTGGACTCCATCACCCGTCTGGGCCGCGCGTACAACCTCGCGGCGCCCGCCTCCGGCCGCATCCTGTCCGGTGGTGTCGACTCGACCGCGCTGTACCCGCCGAAGCGCTTCTTCGGTGCCGCGCGCAACATCGAGGACGGCGGCTCGCTGACCATCCTGGCCACCGCGCTGGTCGACACCGGCTCGCGCATGGACGAGGTGATCTTCGAGGAGTTCAAGGGCACCGGCAACATGGAGCTCAAGCTCGACCGGAAGCTCGCCGACAAGCGCATCTTCCCGGCCGTCGACGTCGACCCCTCGGGCACCCGCAAGGAGGAGATCCTCCTCAACAGCGAGGAGCTCGCCATCGTCTGGAAGCTGCGCCGGGTGCTGCACGCGCTCGACTCGCAGCAGGCCATCGAGCTGCTGCTCGACAAGATGAAGCAGACGAAGTCGAACGCCGAGTTCCTGATGCAGATCGCCAAGACGACCCCGTCGGGCAAGAACGACGACTGACGTCGCCCTGCGCACCACCGCGACCGCCCCCGCCGCACCCGCGGCGGGGGCGGTTGCGCGTTTCGGGTTCCGGCTGCCCGGTGGGCATGCGGAACCGTTTCCGGGAGCCCCTGCCCGTTTCCGCCCTTTCCCTCCCCTTCCCGCCCGTTTCTGAAAACCCGAGCCGATGCGAGCTTCGCCACACTTGCCGTTTTCGTGAACCTGCGGGGCATGGCGTACGTCCCCCGGGGAAACCGCAGGTGGGCGCGGTGTCACGGCGCGCCCGTCCCGCCCGGGCCGGCGCAGCGCACCCGTCGGGGCGCCCCCTCGGCCATGGAACCCTGGAGCCCGTTCGGCCGTCTGTGTCAAAGGGCAGTGCGGGGGAGGCCACTGGGCCGGAGATCCGGCCGGGAACGTACAGGACTGAGGAGAGCATGAGCGAGGACAGCAGGGTCGGCGGCCGGCGTGCCGCGAGCCGGCGCCGACGGAAACCCGCGAAGCGCCGCAAGGCCCTGGCCATCGCCGCGTGGAGCGCCGCCGGCGTGGTCCTGCTGGGCGGGGCGGGTCTCGGCTGGTTCTACTTCCACCTGAACGGGAACCTGAAGACGGTCGACATCGACCAGGCGCTCGGCACCGACCGCCCGCAGAACGTGGACAACGGTTCGATGGACATCCTCGTCCTCGGCTCCGACTCCCGCGGCGGCGCCAATTCCGAGTACGGCCGCGACGACGGCGGCTCGGCCCGCTCCGACACGGCGATGATCGTCCACCTGTACGACGGCCACAAGAAGGCCACCGTCGTCTCGATCCCGCGCGACACCATGGTCAACCGGCCGGCGTGCACGCTGAGCAACGGCAAGACCGACCGCGGCAGCTCGCGCTCCCAGTTCAACGAGTCGTTCACCATCGGCGGGGCCGCCTGCGCGGTCAAGACCGTCGAGAAGATGTCGGGGATCCGCATGGACCACTACATCGAGG contains these protein-coding regions:
- the thrB gene encoding homoserine kinase; this translates as MAGPAFRAAAVRVRVPASSANLGPGFDALGLALGLYDDVVVRVADSGLNIDIAGEGADTLPRDESHLLVRSMRTAFDLLGGQPRGLEVVCANRIPHGRGLGSSSAAICAGIVAARAVTIGGEAKLDDAALLELATEIEGHPDNVAACLLGGFTLAWMDGGSAKAIRMEPADSIVPVVFVPSKPVLTETARGLLPRNVPHVDAAVNAGRAALLVEALTRRPELLLPATEDRLHQEYRSPAMPESVALVNRLRADGIPAVISGAGPTVLALVDNGAADKVAQLAGEGWAANRLALDAAGASVLPLGTQGG
- the rho gene encoding transcription termination factor Rho, with the translated sequence MSDTTDLMGAADTNVDTSAPAAAAAPKRRRSGTGLDGMVLAELQQVASGLGIRGTARMRKSQLIEVIKEAQAGSSAPKAAAPAADAAEAKPKRRATSKARTGEAAAEAPAEKPAAQAQIEIPGQPASEDAPAGERRRRRATAPSGSPEAAAPAAVQVEAKTEAVTATAPAETKVEAATAVSAPAQEGDGRGRRDRRDRGDRTERGEGRRDRRDRGAAKADDQGQGGQGQGQSQAGQGGQGQGQAGQGQGGQGGGRQDRQQQGGRQDRQQQGQQGRQDRQDNGPQDDFDDEGGRRGRRGRYRDRRGRRGRDEFTPNEPQVADDDVLIPVAGILDILDNYAFIRTSGYLPGPNDVYVSLAQVRKAGLRKGDHTTGAVRQPKDGERREKFNALVRLDSVNGMAPESGRGRPEFQKLTPLYPQDRLRLETDPGVLTTRIIDLVSPIGKGQRGLIVAPPKTGKTMIMQAIANAITTNNPECHLMVVLVDERPEEVTDMQRSVKGEVISSTFDRPAEDHTTVAELAIERAKRLVELGHDVVVLLDSITRLGRAYNLAAPASGRILSGGVDSTALYPPKRFFGAARNIEDGGSLTILATALVDTGSRMDEVIFEEFKGTGNMELKLDRKLADKRIFPAVDVDPSGTRKEEILLNSEELAIVWKLRRVLHALDSQQAIELLLDKMKQTKSNAEFLMQIAKTTPSGKNDD